In one window of Ruminococcus albus AD2013 DNA:
- a CDS encoding NAD(P)(+) transhydrogenase (Re/Si-specific) subunit beta: MNFENIRTVCTTVLYMVSSVLFIRGIKLLGKADTARKGNLMSSVGMLIAVVTVLFEKQVTDTLTNGPASNAYIWGVAAIALGSIIGAVWAKKVEMTGMPQLVALFNGFGGLSSLLVALTQYMTDENINTFSSIALGLTVAIGAIAFTGSIVAWGKLSGKMFKKNVTIPAKNAINGLLAAVGLVGVVIYALSIAEVLDASVGTIGIIIVTAAYLILGFTMVVAIGGGDMPVIISLLNAFSGLAAAFAGLSISNSVLVVSGCLVGTSGLILTLIMCKAMNRTLYALLFSSFGAAKKGAAGEQKEPKSMSVEDAYLILEAASSVVFIPGYGMAVAQAQHAVKELCDKLEANGAEVNFAIHPVAGRMPGHMNVLLAEANVPYEQLKTADEMNPQMSNTDVAIVIGANDVVNPSAINDESSPLYGMPIINAFEARTVFVLKRGKGTGFSGVENPLFTNDNTVMIYGDAKNTVAQLVSEFEE, encoded by the coding sequence GTGAATTTTGAAAATATCCGCACCGTCTGCACGACAGTGCTTTATATGGTATCCTCTGTACTGTTTATAAGAGGCATCAAGCTTCTGGGTAAAGCAGACACAGCACGTAAGGGCAACCTTATGTCTTCTGTAGGTATGCTTATAGCAGTAGTTACCGTGCTTTTCGAGAAACAGGTAACAGATACGCTCACAAACGGACCTGCAAGCAACGCTTATATCTGGGGCGTTGCGGCAATAGCACTGGGAAGCATCATCGGTGCTGTATGGGCTAAGAAAGTTGAAATGACAGGTATGCCTCAGCTGGTAGCTCTGTTCAACGGCTTCGGCGGTCTTTCAAGCTTACTGGTGGCACTTACACAGTACATGACCGACGAGAATATAAACACATTCTCTTCCATCGCACTGGGACTTACAGTAGCTATAGGTGCGATAGCATTCACAGGCTCCATAGTTGCATGGGGCAAGCTGAGCGGCAAGATGTTCAAGAAGAACGTAACTATCCCTGCCAAGAACGCTATAAACGGTCTGCTGGCAGCAGTCGGACTTGTGGGCGTTGTTATCTACGCTCTGAGCATCGCAGAAGTTCTTGATGCAAGTGTTGGTACAATCGGTATCATCATCGTAACAGCAGCTTACCTGATCCTGGGCTTCACAATGGTCGTAGCAATCGGCGGCGGCGATATGCCTGTTATCATCTCACTGCTGAACGCTTTCTCGGGACTTGCAGCTGCATTCGCAGGTCTGTCCATCTCGAACAGTGTGCTGGTAGTTTCCGGTTGTCTGGTAGGTACATCCGGACTTATCCTGACCCTCATCATGTGCAAGGCTATGAACAGAACTCTGTACGCACTGCTTTTCAGCAGCTTCGGCGCTGCCAAGAAGGGAGCGGCAGGCGAGCAGAAAGAGCCCAAGTCAATGTCTGTTGAGGACGCTTATCTTATCCTTGAAGCTGCAAGCAGTGTAGTATTCATTCCCGGTTACGGTATGGCAGTTGCACAGGCACAGCACGCAGTTAAGGAACTCTGCGACAAGCTTGAAGCAAACGGTGCAGAAGTAAACTTTGCTATCCACCCCGTTGCAGGACGTATGCCGGGTCATATGAACGTACTTCTTGCTGAGGCAAACGTACCTTACGAGCAGCTGAAGACCGCTGACGAGATGAATCCCCAGATGTCCAACACTGACGTTGCCATCGTTATCGGTGCTAACGACGTTGTTAACCCCTCCGCTATAAATGACGAGAGCTCTCCTCTTTACGGCATGCCCATCATCAACGCATTCGAGGCAAGAACTGTTTTCGTTCTCAAGCGTGGTAAGGGCACAGGCTTCTCGGGTGTTGAGAACCCTCTGTTCACCAACGACAACACTGTTATGATCTACGGTGATGCTAAGAATACTGTAGCTCAGCTGGTCAGTGAGTTTGAGGAATAA
- the atpC gene encoding ATP synthase F1 subunit epsilon — protein sequence MAVFKLRVLTPEKIFFEGDAEQLVAKTTSGYVGIMRGHAPYVASIVPSELKIKADGNFRSAAISDGIVKVSEDSFVTVLTSAIEWSDEIDVARAERSKERAEKQLKAETSRTEFDLAERQLKRAVNRISVAGKK from the coding sequence ATGGCAGTTTTCAAATTGAGAGTACTGACCCCCGAGAAGATATTCTTTGAGGGCGATGCCGAACAGCTGGTGGCTAAGACCACTTCGGGCTACGTAGGCATAATGAGAGGTCATGCGCCTTATGTGGCAAGCATAGTGCCTTCCGAGCTGAAAATAAAAGCAGACGGAAATTTCCGCAGTGCTGCGATATCAGACGGCATAGTAAAGGTATCCGAGGACAGCTTTGTCACTGTGCTGACATCGGCGATAGAATGGTCGGACGAGATAGATGTAGCCCGTGCCGAGCGTTCAAAAGAAAGGGCTGAAAAACAGCTCAAAGCCGAGACTAGCCGAACCGAATTCGACCTTGCGGAAAGACAGCTGAAAAGAGCAGTCAACCGTATATCGGTGGCTGGAAAGAAATAA
- the atpA gene encoding F0F1 ATP synthase subunit alpha translates to MNLRPDEITGLIKSQIKNYRTKLVLDDVGTVCTVGDGISRVNGLEKCMSGELLEFENGTYGMAMNLEQDFVGCVLLGTEEGIREGSNVKRTGRIVSVPVGDAMLGRVVNALGAPIDGKGAILTNETRPVESPAFGIITRKSVSRPLQTGIKAIDSMIPVGRGQRELIIGDRQTGKTTIALDTIINQKGKNVICIYVAIGQKISTVANIVDTLTKNDAMDYSIVVSATASEMAPLQYIAPYAGVAMAEYFMLQGKDVLCVYDDLSKHAVAYRTMSLLLKRPTGREAYPGDVFYLHSRLLERACCLNEDNGGGSITALPIIETQAGDVSAYIPTNVISITDGQIFLETELFFSGVRPAVNPGISVSRVGGSAQIKAMKKVSGPLKLLYSQYRELQSFSQFGSDLDQDTKDRLAQGERIVEVLKQSKNSPVDVEKQVVIIYAVVNNYLKTIPVEDIREYEKDLFLFLDESHPDILASIRDTKELTAENEKALKEVLKAFAEKFMQQK, encoded by the coding sequence ATGAATTTACGTCCTGATGAGATAACAGGTCTGATAAAATCACAGATAAAGAACTACCGTACCAAGCTGGTGCTCGATGATGTGGGCACTGTATGTACGGTGGGCGACGGCATTTCAAGAGTCAACGGACTGGAGAAGTGTATGTCGGGCGAGCTGCTGGAATTCGAGAACGGCACATACGGCATGGCAATGAACCTGGAGCAGGATTTTGTCGGCTGCGTACTGCTGGGTACCGAGGAAGGCATCAGAGAAGGCTCGAATGTTAAAAGAACGGGCAGGATAGTATCCGTACCCGTTGGCGACGCTATGCTGGGCAGAGTCGTGAATGCGCTGGGTGCGCCTATCGACGGCAAGGGTGCTATACTCACAAACGAGACAAGACCCGTTGAAAGCCCTGCATTCGGCATAATCACAAGAAAATCAGTAAGCAGACCCCTCCAGACAGGTATCAAGGCTATAGACTCCATGATACCCGTGGGCAGAGGTCAGCGTGAACTTATAATAGGCGACAGACAGACAGGTAAGACCACCATCGCACTTGATACTATCATCAACCAGAAGGGCAAGAACGTTATCTGTATCTATGTCGCTATCGGTCAGAAGATATCAACTGTTGCGAATATCGTTGATACACTGACTAAGAACGATGCTATGGATTATTCCATAGTCGTATCAGCTACCGCTTCGGAGATGGCACCTTTGCAGTACATAGCTCCCTATGCGGGCGTTGCAATGGCTGAATACTTCATGTTACAGGGCAAGGATGTTCTTTGCGTTTACGACGATCTTTCAAAGCACGCTGTTGCGTACAGAACCATGTCGCTGCTGCTGAAAAGACCTACGGGACGTGAAGCATATCCCGGCGATGTATTCTATCTGCATTCTCGTCTGCTGGAGAGAGCCTGCTGCCTTAATGAAGATAACGGCGGCGGTTCCATAACCGCACTGCCTATTATCGAAACACAGGCAGGCGACGTTTCGGCATACATACCCACAAACGTAATATCAATCACAGACGGTCAGATATTCCTGGAGACAGAGCTGTTCTTCTCGGGCGTAAGACCTGCCGTAAACCCGGGTATATCCGTATCACGTGTCGGCGGTTCGGCTCAGATAAAGGCGATGAAGAAGGTATCGGGTCCCTTGAAGCTGCTGTACTCTCAGTACAGAGAATTGCAGAGCTTCTCACAGTTCGGTTCCGACCTTGACCAGGATACCAAGGACAGACTTGCACAGGGCGAGCGTATAGTTGAGGTGCTCAAACAGTCCAAGAACTCCCCTGTTGATGTTGAAAAGCAGGTAGTTATAATCTACGCTGTTGTAAATAATTACCTCAAAACTATACCCGTTGAGGATATACGTGAGTACGAGAAGGATCTGTTCCTGTTTCTCGATGAATCTCACCCTGATATACTCGCATCTATACGCGATACAAAGGAACTCACCGCAGAGAACGAAAAGGCACTCAAAGAAGTGCTTAAAGCATTTGCGGAGAAGTTTATGCAGCAGAAGTAA
- the atpD gene encoding F0F1 ATP synthase subunit beta, giving the protein MESTNIGKVVQIVGAVVDVRFDKEHMPNLLNALEIDNNGTKLVVEVAQHIGDDVVRCIAMSSTDGLVRGVDAVDTGRAISVPVGRETLSRMFNLLGDPVDNQPAPETAERWEIHREPPSYEEQTAANEILETGIKVIDLIAPYLKGGKIGLFGGAGVGKTVLIQELINNVANQHGGISVFTGVGERTREGNDLYWEMKESGVIDKTVLVYGQMNEPPGARMRVGLSGLTMAEYFRDVEGQDVLLFIDNIFRFTQAGSEVSALLGRMPSAVGYQPTLATEMGALQERITSTNKGSITSVQAVYVPADDLTDPAPATTFAHLDATTVLSRNIASLGIFPAVDPLESTSRILTPEIVGNEHYQVARQVQSILQRYVELQDIIAIMGMDELSDEDKLTVSRARKIQRFLSQPFFVAEQFTGYQGKYVPLKETIRGFKEIIEGKHDDLPESAFLFVGSIDEAVEKAKKSAEEN; this is encoded by the coding sequence ATGGAAAGCACTAACATAGGCAAGGTCGTGCAGATAGTCGGAGCGGTCGTTGACGTTCGCTTTGACAAAGAACATATGCCGAACCTTCTAAATGCGCTTGAGATAGACAATAACGGCACCAAGCTGGTGGTCGAGGTCGCACAGCATATCGGCGACGACGTTGTAAGATGTATCGCTATGTCCTCAACAGACGGTCTTGTAAGAGGCGTTGATGCTGTGGATACAGGCAGAGCTATATCCGTACCCGTAGGCAGAGAGACACTTTCGAGAATGTTCAATCTGCTGGGCGACCCTGTTGACAATCAGCCCGCCCCCGAAACAGCTGAGCGCTGGGAGATACACCGCGAGCCGCCCTCCTATGAGGAGCAGACTGCCGCAAACGAGATACTGGAAACAGGCATCAAGGTAATCGACCTTATCGCACCTTACCTCAAAGGCGGTAAGATAGGTCTGTTCGGCGGTGCAGGTGTCGGCAAGACGGTTCTTATTCAGGAACTTATAAACAACGTAGCCAATCAGCACGGCGGTATCTCCGTATTTACAGGCGTTGGCGAGCGTACCCGTGAGGGTAACGACCTTTACTGGGAAATGAAAGAGTCGGGCGTTATCGACAAGACCGTTCTCGTTTACGGTCAGATGAACGAACCACCCGGAGCAAGAATGAGAGTTGGTCTTTCGGGACTGACTATGGCAGAGTATTTCCGTGACGTTGAAGGTCAGGACGTACTGCTGTTCATCGATAATATATTCAGATTTACACAGGCAGGTTCTGAGGTTTCGGCACTGCTCGGACGTATGCCTTCAGCCGTTGGTTATCAGCCTACCCTGGCAACCGAGATGGGCGCTCTGCAGGAGCGTATAACTTCGACAAATAAGGGTTCTATCACTTCTGTACAGGCTGTATATGTACCTGCGGACGACCTTACAGACCCCGCACCTGCTACTACTTTCGCACATCTGGACGCTACTACAGTTCTCTCGAGAAACATAGCATCACTGGGTATCTTCCCCGCAGTTGACCCGCTGGAGTCAACATCGCGTATACTCACCCCTGAGATAGTTGGCAATGAGCACTATCAGGTGGCAAGACAGGTACAGTCGATACTCCAGAGATATGTTGAACTCCAGGATATCATCGCTATCATGGGTATGGACGAACTTTCCGATGAGGATAAGCTGACCGTATCCCGTGCAAGAAAGATACAGCGTTTCCTGTCACAGCCTTTCTTCGTTGCTGAACAGTTCACAGGCTATCAGGGCAAGTACGTTCCTCTGAAAGAGACTATACGCGGATTCAAGGAGATAATCGAGGGCAAGCATGATGACCTGCCCGAGAGCGCATTCCTGTTCGTAGGCTCTATCGATGAAGCTGTGGAAAAAGCTAAGAAGTCAGCAGAAGAAAACTAA
- a CDS encoding helix-turn-helix domain-containing protein, giving the protein MGRLYKVLIVDNNLGTFDRLKKMPVWQENGFEIFSKTSDSENAPEMCLKNNIDLLVCFNRLPAISAESVISTVKTVSPGTFCLAVSPFDDSENMRKCFLLGVIDYITEPVSEIRLGEALARVSERIGDSFVTGEYDLTVEEFMAEYSSKDAKFSERIREFLLLSEKTTVTTENAADHFGFNKDYFGRLFKQKMGMTFGDFYKKFRIKYAEKLLLSGRYKVYEVSSMLGFSSVDYFTTVFKKLTGKTPSELKR; this is encoded by the coding sequence ATGGGTAGACTTTACAAGGTACTGATAGTAGACAACAATCTGGGAACATTCGACAGGCTAAAAAAAATGCCTGTATGGCAGGAAAACGGCTTTGAGATATTCAGCAAGACCTCTGACAGCGAGAATGCGCCCGAGATGTGTCTTAAAAACAATATCGATCTGCTCGTTTGCTTCAACCGTTTGCCCGCTATTTCAGCAGAATCTGTAATAAGCACTGTGAAGACGGTGTCTCCCGGCACATTCTGTCTGGCGGTCAGCCCTTTCGATGACTCGGAGAATATGCGTAAATGCTTTCTTCTGGGTGTTATCGACTATATCACCGAACCTGTGAGCGAGATAAGGCTGGGTGAAGCCCTGGCGAGAGTATCCGAGCGCATAGGCGACAGTTTTGTAACAGGAGAGTATGACCTTACCGTGGAAGAGTTTATGGCGGAGTATTCATCAAAGGACGCGAAATTCTCAGAGAGGATAAGAGAGTTCCTTCTGCTTTCGGAGAAGACAACTGTTACTACCGAGAATGCCGCAGATCATTTCGGATTCAATAAGGACTATTTCGGCAGGCTTTTCAAGCAGAAAATGGGCATGACTTTCGGGGATTTCTATAAGAAATTCCGTATAAAGTACGCTGAAAAGCTTCTGCTTTCGGGCAGGTATAAGGTGTATGAGGTAAGCTCGATGCTGGGCTTTTCATCGGTGGATTACTTTACCACCGTGTTCAAGAAGCTTACGGGAAAAACGCCCTCTGAACTGAAAAGATGA
- a CDS encoding NAD(P) transhydrogenase subunit alpha: MATGEILLLVFVFVIAGFLGVELISKVPSQLHTPLMSGTNAISGITIVGAISATAVALQTDGMLSNICGFAAIVLATINVIGGYLVTDRMLGMFKKKGEDKK; the protein is encoded by the coding sequence ATGGCGACAGGCGAAATTCTTTTGCTGGTATTCGTGTTCGTTATCGCAGGATTTCTGGGCGTAGAGCTTATCTCGAAAGTCCCCTCGCAGCTGCATACACCACTTATGTCGGGTACAAACGCTATCTCGGGCATCACTATCGTCGGTGCGATTTCTGCTACAGCAGTTGCACTTCAGACAGATGGTATGCTCAGCAATATCTGCGGATTCGCAGCGATAGTTCTGGCAACTATAAACGTTATCGGCGGCTATCTGGTAACAGACAGAATGCTTGGTATGTTCAAGAAAAAAGGGGAGGATAAGAAGTGA
- the atpG gene encoding ATP synthase F1 subunit gamma: MANMKDVKRRIKSVESTMQITKAMQLVASSKMRKAKERAEAVHPFFEGVFQVMADISRDHEFTSVFTKKKFKNSVLLIVIAGDRGLAGGFNSNVLKLAKAKADAITESGGEAMIMAIGKKAVEYFEKREYKLIDGFPQIAEGIELLDAMMIANKVIEKFKLGDFDAVELVYTTFVSVMTQEPQHLRILPVENLEYLGKKHPMTIYDPSPEEVFDSLIPEYMGGMLYSAIVDSFASEQAARRTAMESASDNASEMIDKLSLLYNRARQAQITQEITEISSASLNDNS, from the coding sequence ATGGCTAACATGAAGGACGTTAAGCGCCGTATAAAAAGCGTGGAAAGCACCATGCAGATAACCAAGGCTATGCAGCTGGTGGCGTCCTCGAAGATGAGGAAAGCCAAGGAGAGAGCCGAAGCGGTACACCCGTTCTTTGAGGGCGTTTTTCAGGTGATGGCGGATATCTCCCGCGACCACGAGTTCACCTCGGTGTTCACCAAGAAAAAGTTCAAGAATTCGGTGCTGCTTATAGTCATCGCGGGTGACAGAGGTCTTGCGGGCGGTTTCAACTCAAATGTGCTGAAGCTGGCAAAAGCCAAGGCTGATGCGATAACCGAAAGCGGCGGTGAAGCCATGATAATGGCTATCGGAAAAAAGGCTGTTGAATACTTTGAAAAGCGTGAATACAAGCTGATAGACGGCTTTCCCCAGATAGCAGAGGGTATCGAGCTTTTAGACGCTATGATGATAGCAAACAAGGTCATCGAGAAGTTCAAGCTTGGCGATTTCGATGCGGTAGAACTGGTATACACCACCTTTGTATCGGTAATGACACAGGAACCTCAGCATCTGAGGATACTGCCTGTGGAAAACCTGGAATACCTTGGCAAGAAGCATCCCATGACAATATACGACCCCTCTCCCGAAGAGGTTTTCGACAGCCTGATACCCGAATATATGGGCGGAATGCTTTATTCTGCGATAGTTGACAGCTTCGCTTCCGAGCAGGCTGCGAGAAGGACGGCTATGGAATCCGCAAGCGACAACGCAAGCGAGATGATCGACAAGCTGTCACTGCTGTACAACCGCGCAAGACAGGCACAGATAACACAGGAGATAACCGAGATAAGCTCGGCTAGCCTGAACGATAATTCGTGA
- a CDS encoding dockerin type I domain-containing protein, which yields MNKFIRSAVSLICAGAAAACTITSVMADKVSNVRGDVNGDGVVNVTDVAKIAAHVKGKKILTGDSLKNADVNFDGSVNITDITRIAAFVKGKKKLPSDPDSADERFNGYDAYLIFADGSMNWGNWNGQGHPGAASYGVDADVTGNGVYTVSITRDSITSVDDMGKNPSLIYSTDGSKGSYLPWANGCSIMCVDITGLLDGTLAADGSNLEGFLEEGQNPNINKRVKGKYRGDEIKVEVKSIKVDDEELWFDPNKVRYGNLDEEDNCYRIEIANLLYGDAGDVAINVNNFYFSDKLSVTFSIYGID from the coding sequence ATGAACAAATTTATCAGAAGCGCAGTTTCGCTGATATGCGCAGGTGCTGCGGCAGCGTGTACAATAACATCTGTTATGGCGGATAAAGTTTCAAACGTCAGGGGAGATGTAAACGGGGACGGTGTGGTAAATGTTACGGATGTGGCCAAAATCGCCGCTCATGTGAAAGGTAAAAAAATCCTCACGGGTGACAGCCTGAAAAATGCGGACGTTAATTTCGATGGCAGTGTGAATATTACCGATATTACTCGCATCGCGGCATTTGTAAAGGGCAAGAAAAAGCTGCCCTCCGATCCTGATTCCGCTGATGAGAGATTCAATGGGTATGATGCATACCTGATCTTTGCTGACGGGAGTATGAACTGGGGCAACTGGAACGGTCAGGGGCACCCCGGAGCAGCTTCGTACGGCGTAGATGCCGATGTTACCGGCAATGGTGTTTACACTGTGAGCATAACGAGGGATAGTATAACTTCCGTAGACGACATGGGCAAGAATCCTTCGCTTATATATTCTACTGATGGTTCAAAAGGCAGTTATCTGCCCTGGGCTAATGGCTGTTCTATAATGTGTGTTGATATCACAGGTCTGCTGGACGGTACTCTTGCGGCTGACGGAAGCAATCTGGAAGGTTTCCTTGAAGAAGGTCAGAACCCCAATATCAATAAACGTGTAAAGGGTAAGTACAGGGGCGATGAGATAAAGGTGGAGGTAAAAAGCATCAAGGTCGATGATGAAGAGCTGTGGTTCGATCCGAACAAGGTACGTTACGGAAATCTGGATGAAGAGGATAATTGCTATCGGATCGAGATAGCTAACCTTTTGTACGGTGATGCAGGTGACGTGGCGATAAATGTAAACAATTTCTATTTTTCTGATAAGCTCAGTGTTACATTCAGCATATATGGTATAGATTGA
- a CDS encoding NAD(P) transhydrogenase subunit alpha, with the protein MKKILVCRETDPRETRVALIPDDIKRLISMGYEVKVTRGAGEKSGFNDEAYEKAGAVLVSSNEAGYEGSEIILRIMKPESIQGVPSGALHLSYLDPFNEKELLNEFAKSGVQAVSLEMIPRTTLAQKMDVQSSQTSLAGYTAVVNAAAKLPKILPMMVTPSGTIQPARVFIIGVGVAGLQAIATAKRLGARVDAFDTRPVVEEQVKSLGASFVKIDLGEMGQTDQGYAKELTPEQIAKQQEAQAKVCERSDIVITTAKVFGRKAPRLIGKDVLDRMKKGAVVVDMAVSTGGNVEGSKLFEDVVTENGVTIMCGDMLERQVPYDASKMLSGNFYAFLTHFYDKESKELVVNLEDEIMRGCLLTQGGKIIHERFKNN; encoded by the coding sequence ATGAAGAAAATACTAGTCTGCCGAGAGACAGACCCGAGAGAGACGCGTGTAGCGCTGATCCCCGATGACATCAAGCGGCTCATATCGATGGGCTACGAAGTAAAAGTGACCCGCGGAGCGGGAGAAAAAAGCGGCTTCAATGATGAGGCATATGAGAAAGCAGGCGCTGTTCTTGTATCCTCAAACGAAGCAGGATACGAGGGCAGCGAAATTATTCTGAGGATAATGAAGCCCGAAAGCATACAGGGCGTACCCTCCGGTGCTCTCCACCTCAGTTATCTCGATCCCTTCAATGAGAAGGAACTCCTGAACGAATTCGCAAAATCAGGCGTACAGGCAGTTTCTCTGGAAATGATACCCAGAACTACCCTCGCCCAGAAAATGGACGTACAGTCCTCACAGACCTCCCTTGCAGGTTATACAGCAGTCGTTAACGCAGCTGCTAAACTGCCTAAAATACTGCCTATGATGGTAACACCTTCAGGTACTATCCAGCCCGCAAGAGTGTTCATCATCGGTGTCGGCGTTGCAGGTCTTCAGGCAATCGCAACAGCTAAGCGTCTCGGTGCTAGAGTTGACGCTTTCGATACTCGTCCCGTTGTTGAAGAACAGGTAAAATCCCTGGGTGCATCTTTCGTAAAGATAGACCTGGGTGAAATGGGACAGACCGATCAGGGCTACGCTAAGGAACTTACCCCCGAGCAGATAGCTAAACAGCAGGAAGCTCAGGCTAAGGTATGCGAAAGAAGCGATATCGTTATAACTACCGCTAAGGTATTCGGAAGAAAGGCTCCCCGCCTTATCGGCAAGGACGTCCTTGACCGCATGAAGAAGGGCGCTGTGGTTGTGGATATGGCTGTTTCAACAGGCGGTAACGTTGAAGGCTCAAAGCTCTTCGAAGATGTTGTTACCGAAAACGGCGTTACCATCATGTGCGGCGATATGCTGGAAAGACAGGTACCCTATGATGCATCAAAGATGCTCTCGGGTAACTTCTATGCGTTCTTGACTCACTTCTATGATAAGGAGAGCAAGGAGCTCGTAGTTAACCTCGAGGACGAGATAATGCGCGGCTGCCTGCTCACACAGGGCGGAAAGATAATCCATGAGCGCTTCAAGAATAACTAA
- the atpH gene encoding ATP synthase F1 subunit delta produces MAETVGKVYSTALFELCTEQDKLEKVFSDYSEFQELMKDKECADYLRFLASPLISGRDKADSLKAIFGDKIDPLLLDFLCLTAEKNRADRLGEIYGEFRQMYNDKLGLLEVTAVTAQPMTEELRKRLTDKLSKTTGRRIVLTEQVDKSIIGGIVVRYGNTELDSSVKTRLDKLKAQITNTIA; encoded by the coding sequence ATGGCTGAGACAGTAGGCAAGGTTTACAGCACGGCGCTGTTTGAGCTTTGTACCGAGCAGGATAAGCTGGAAAAAGTTTTCAGCGATTACAGCGAGTTTCAGGAGCTCATGAAAGACAAGGAATGCGCCGATTATCTGAGATTTCTGGCATCACCGCTGATATCGGGCAGGGATAAGGCAGACAGCCTGAAGGCTATATTCGGAGACAAGATAGATCCTCTGCTGCTGGATTTTCTGTGCCTGACTGCTGAAAAAAACAGAGCTGACAGGCTCGGTGAGATATACGGCGAATTCAGGCAGATGTACAATGATAAGCTGGGTCTGCTGGAAGTTACTGCCGTAACCGCACAGCCGATGACAGAGGAACTCAGGAAGCGCCTTACAGATAAGCTCAGCAAGACCACGGGCAGACGCATCGTGCTGACTGAGCAGGTAGATAAATCGATAATAGGCGGTATAGTCGTGCGCTACGGCAATACTGAGCTGGATTCCAGCGTAAAGACAAGGCTGGATAAACTGAAAGCTCAGATAACGAACACTATCGCTTAA
- the gdhA gene encoding NADP-specific glutamate dehydrogenase yields MSSYVEEIIEQVIKQNPAEPEFHQAVREVLESIKVVVDANEEKFRRDGLLERLVNPERQIKFRVPWVDDKGNVQVNTGYRVQFNSAIGPYKGGLRLHPSVNLGIIKFLGFEQIFKNSLTGLPIGGGKGGSDFDPKGKSDREVMAFCQAFMTELCKYIGADTDVPAGDIGTGAREIGYMFGQYKKIRGLFDGVLTGKGLSYGGSLARTEATGYGLLYLTEELLKTHGQDIAGKTVVVSGAGNVAIYAIQKAQQLGAKVVTCSDSTGWVYDPDGIDVAALKEIKEVKRERLTEYKKYRPNSEYHEGKGVWRIKCDVALPCATQNELDIEDALTLVENGVTAVCEGANMPTTEEATKYFQKNGVLFVPGKAANAGGVATSALEMSQNSERLSWTFDEVDAKLKNIMVNLFHNIDDAAKKYGFEGNYVVGANIAGFEKVLDAMNAQGIV; encoded by the coding sequence ATGTCATCGTATGTAGAAGAAATAATTGAGCAGGTCATCAAGCAGAACCCTGCAGAGCCCGAGTTCCATCAGGCTGTAAGAGAGGTGCTGGAGTCCATTAAGGTAGTTGTGGATGCTAACGAGGAGAAGTTCAGAAGAGATGGTCTTCTGGAGAGACTTGTTAACCCTGAGAGACAGATCAAGTTCAGAGTTCCGTGGGTTGACGACAAGGGCAACGTACAGGTAAACACAGGCTACCGTGTACAGTTCAACTCTGCTATCGGTCCTTACAAGGGCGGCCTGAGACTTCACCCTTCTGTAAACCTGGGTATCATCAAGTTCCTGGGCTTTGAGCAGATCTTCAAGAACAGCCTTACAGGTCTTCCTATCGGCGGCGGCAAGGGCGGTTCCGACTTCGACCCCAAGGGTAAGTCCGACAGAGAAGTTATGGCATTCTGCCAGGCTTTCATGACTGAGCTCTGCAAGTACATCGGCGCTGATACAGACGTTCCCGCAGGTGATATCGGTACAGGTGCCCGTGAGATCGGCTATATGTTCGGTCAGTACAAGAAGATCAGAGGTCTGTTCGATGGCGTTCTGACAGGTAAAGGTCTGAGCTACGGCGGTTCTCTGGCAAGAACAGAGGCTACAGGTTACGGTCTGCTTTATCTGACTGAGGAGCTCCTCAAGACTCATGGTCAGGATATTGCAGGCAAGACAGTAGTAGTTTCCGGTGCTGGTAACGTTGCTATCTACGCTATCCAGAAGGCTCAGCAGCTGGGCGCTAAGGTAGTTACCTGCTCTGATTCCACAGGCTGGGTATATGATCCCGATGGTATCGATGTAGCAGCTCTGAAGGAGATCAAGGAAGTTAAGCGTGAGAGACTCACCGAATACAAGAAGTATCGTCCTAATTCCGAGTATCACGAGGGCAAGGGCGTTTGGAGAATCAAGTGTGACGTTGCACTGCCTTGCGCAACTCAGAACGAGCTGGATATCGAAGATGCTCTCACACTGGTCGAGAATGGCGTTACAGCTGTATGCGAGGGCGCAAATATGCCTACTACCGAGGAAGCTACCAAGTACTTCCAGAAGAACGGCGTACTCTTTGTTCCCGGTAAGGCAGCTAACGCTGGCGGCGTTGCTACTTCCGCACTTGAGATGTCTCAGAACAGCGAGCGTCTGAGCTGGACATTCGATGAGGTTGACGCTAAGCTGAAGAACATCATGGTAAACCTCTTCCACAACATCGACGATGCTGCTAAGAAGTACGGCTTCGAGGGCAACTATGTTGTTGGCGCTAACATTGCAGGTTTCGAGAAGGTTCTCGATGCAATGAACGCACAGGGTATTGTATAA